In Pedobacter heparinus DSM 2366, the following are encoded in one genomic region:
- a CDS encoding DinB family protein, with product MNRPQIHEYPAWGEKYISLVEGDALEVLKKQASDFPDFINSLVEKADYAYAPGKWTIKELIGHIIDTERILTYRLTCFARAENHALPGFEEDDYVANAHFKDRSLLSFSEEFALLRKSGLYLFGSLTEPELNRSGTAAERQITVRALLFVIAGHIIHHTQIIKSRYL from the coding sequence ATGAACCGACCTCAAATACATGAGTATCCCGCATGGGGTGAAAAATACATCAGCCTGGTAGAAGGGGATGCATTGGAAGTCCTTAAAAAACAGGCTTCAGATTTCCCGGATTTTATAAACAGTCTGGTCGAAAAAGCAGATTACGCCTATGCCCCTGGAAAATGGACCATTAAGGAGCTCATTGGCCATATTATTGATACGGAGCGGATCCTTACTTACCGTCTGACTTGTTTTGCACGTGCCGAAAACCATGCGCTTCCCGGATTTGAAGAAGATGATTATGTAGCCAATGCGCATTTTAAGGACAGGAGCCTGCTGAGTTTTTCGGAAGAATTCGCTTTGTTAAGGAAATCGGGTCTGTACCTCTTTGGTTCTTTGACGGAGCCTGAACTGAACAGGAGCGGAACAGCCGCTGAAAGACAGATTACGGTAAGGGCCTTACTTTTCGTCATTGCAGGTCATATCATCCACCATACCCAAATCATTAAAAGCCGCTACCTCTAA
- a CDS encoding Crp/Fnr family transcriptional regulator encodes MQNILKKIKSIYPLKEQQLNQLLELMEKIELPKGRLVIHTGRVEKSVFFIEKGIARAFCEGPESQITFWFGMEGDLLFSYNSYINGLPGYESIELLENSTLYEIKTAELEVLFQQDAAFANWGRKLAELELIKSEACFIGRLFKTASERYAELLRDNPALIQRIQLGYIASYLGVTQVTLSRIRAELRA; translated from the coding sequence TTGCAAAATATTCTAAAAAAAATAAAAAGCATTTATCCCTTAAAAGAACAGCAACTAAATCAATTGCTGGAGCTGATGGAAAAGATAGAATTGCCCAAAGGCCGGCTGGTTATTCATACAGGTCGTGTCGAAAAGTCGGTTTTTTTTATTGAAAAGGGAATTGCCAGAGCTTTTTGTGAGGGCCCTGAAAGTCAGATCACCTTTTGGTTTGGGATGGAGGGAGACCTGTTGTTTTCTTACAACAGCTACATCAATGGGTTGCCGGGCTATGAGAGTATAGAGTTGCTGGAAAACAGTACATTGTATGAAATCAAGACAGCAGAACTGGAAGTTCTTTTTCAACAGGATGCTGCATTTGCGAACTGGGGAAGGAAGCTTGCCGAGCTGGAACTGATCAAATCGGAAGCTTGTTTTATAGGGCGGCTCTTTAAAACGGCATCCGAACGTTATGCTGAACTTTTGCGCGACAACCCGGCACTGATCCAAAGGATCCAGCTGGGATATATTGCTTCTTACCTTGGAGTAACCCAGGTAACTTTAAGCAGGATCAGGGCAGAGCTCAGGGCTTAA
- a CDS encoding DMT family transporter: MSWIILVIAGLFEVGFTTCLKLSNNFSNIKWSAAFFVCISLSFLLLNKAIQTLPMGTAYAVWTGIGAVGTVLVGIFFFEEPVNFWRIFFIATLIGSILGLKFIAGSH; this comes from the coding sequence ATGAGTTGGATCATTTTAGTTATTGCAGGTCTTTTTGAAGTTGGTTTTACCACCTGCTTAAAGCTGTCAAACAATTTTAGCAATATAAAATGGAGCGCTGCATTTTTTGTTTGCATCTCCCTTAGTTTTTTATTGTTAAACAAAGCCATACAAACATTACCTATGGGTACTGCTTATGCCGTTTGGACAGGCATAGGTGCAGTAGGCACTGTCCTTGTTGGTATCTTCTTTTTTGAGGAACCGGTTAATTTTTGGAGGATCTTTTTTATTGCAACGCTGATTGGCTCTATTTTAGGCTTAAAGTTTATTGCCGGCAGCCATTAA
- a CDS encoding DUF2911 domain-containing protein — MKRLSLFAILAIFALAVYGQEPKFAPVDASPADIVYYPLNAAKVKDGSTPLIKLIYSRPSKKGREIFGVLEQFDKVWRVGANECTEIRFYTRASIGGKYIKAGTYSLFAIPARDKWTLIINRQTDRWGAFSYNQDQDVVRVEVPVKTLDKPVEVLSVTFTAQPQGANMVLAWDRTQVELPIAIK, encoded by the coding sequence ATGAAAAGATTAAGTTTATTCGCAATACTTGCGATCTTTGCCTTAGCTGTTTACGGACAGGAACCTAAATTTGCACCTGTAGATGCCAGCCCCGCTGATATTGTATACTATCCTTTAAACGCGGCCAAAGTAAAAGACGGCTCAACGCCCCTGATCAAACTGATCTATTCCAGGCCTTCAAAGAAAGGAAGGGAAATTTTTGGTGTGCTGGAGCAGTTTGACAAGGTATGGCGTGTAGGTGCAAATGAATGTACAGAGATCAGGTTTTACACCCGGGCCAGCATTGGGGGCAAATATATAAAAGCAGGTACCTATAGCCTGTTTGCCATCCCTGCCCGGGATAAATGGACGCTGATCATCAACAGACAAACAGATCGCTGGGGCGCTTTTAGCTACAACCAGGACCAGGATGTGGTACGGGTTGAAGTGCCGGTTAAAACACTGGACAAACCGGTCGAGGTTTTGTCTGTCACCTTTACAGCCCAGCCACAAGGGGCCAATATGGTATTGGCCTGGGACCGTACGCAGGTTGAACTTCCTATTGCTATAAAGTAA
- a CDS encoding glycoside hydrolase family 9 protein codes for MRTNVIKFCAVYAGLLLLSFRADIKSTETRAAWLRINLLGYQPQAIKVAVWVSQDETELPQKFEIIEKESGKVVYTSGNIKLFGAYGPFKRSARLNFSDFTLPGRYFIKAGSVQSPELIIDKHVYNHTADFALRYMRQQRSGYNPYLKDSCHTRDGYTMYGPMPDSTHIDVSGGWHDASDYLQYATTSANATYHLLAAYRDFPGVFTDQYLANGLEGKNGRADILDEASWGLQWLLKMHPRKDWMFNQIADDRDHQGLRLPTKDNVDYGKGSERPVYFANGKPQGLGKYKNRATGTASVAGKFSSAFALGQRLFRGTDAAYAKLLGEKARSAYAFGLKQPGVQQTAPNRAPYFYEEDNWTDDMELAAAELYQTFGGKKYFRQAAVYARKEPVIPWMGADTARHYQWYPFHNFGHYEIAKAKQQGISEQATGYYRAGLEKVWDKARNNAFYRGVPFIWCSNNLTASFAIQGYLYGKLSGDQQFEELVQANFDWLFGCNPWGTSMVYGLPAWGDTPKDPHSALTHLYQYPVDGGLVDGPVYGSIYKNLIGIKLVQPDEYAGFQSGLVVYHDDFGDYSTNEPTMDGTASLIYLLAAFDSRTSGK; via the coding sequence ATGAGAACTAATGTAATCAAGTTTTGTGCAGTATACGCTGGCCTGTTATTGCTTTCCTTTCGGGCCGACATTAAGTCGACTGAAACCAGGGCTGCCTGGCTGCGGATCAATCTGCTGGGCTATCAGCCGCAAGCCATAAAAGTGGCTGTTTGGGTAAGTCAGGATGAAACTGAGCTGCCGCAAAAGTTTGAAATTATAGAAAAGGAAAGCGGAAAAGTAGTCTATACCTCTGGAAACATTAAGCTTTTTGGTGCTTACGGACCTTTTAAAAGATCGGCCAGGTTAAACTTTAGTGATTTTACCCTTCCGGGACGCTACTTTATCAAAGCAGGAAGTGTGCAATCTCCTGAACTGATCATTGACAAGCATGTTTATAACCATACAGCCGATTTTGCCCTGAGGTATATGCGCCAGCAGCGAAGCGGGTATAACCCCTATCTGAAAGACAGCTGCCATACCCGGGATGGTTATACGATGTACGGGCCAATGCCCGACAGTACACATATAGATGTTAGCGGAGGCTGGCATGATGCCTCTGATTACCTGCAATATGCCACCACATCGGCCAATGCTACTTATCATTTGCTGGCCGCTTATCGTGATTTTCCAGGTGTTTTTACAGACCAGTACCTTGCCAATGGCCTTGAAGGTAAAAATGGCCGGGCAGACATACTGGATGAAGCCAGCTGGGGATTGCAGTGGTTACTGAAAATGCACCCCCGTAAGGATTGGATGTTTAATCAGATTGCAGACGACAGGGACCACCAGGGCTTGCGGCTGCCTACAAAAGACAATGTAGATTATGGGAAAGGAAGCGAGAGACCGGTTTATTTTGCCAATGGGAAACCGCAGGGCCTGGGTAAATATAAGAACAGGGCAACCGGAACGGCTTCAGTTGCCGGTAAATTTAGCAGTGCCTTTGCCTTGGGACAGCGACTATTTAGGGGAACAGACGCAGCATATGCCAAATTGCTGGGTGAAAAAGCCAGATCTGCCTATGCTTTTGGCTTAAAACAACCCGGGGTGCAGCAAACAGCGCCAAACCGGGCCCCATATTTTTATGAAGAGGACAATTGGACGGATGATATGGAGCTGGCTGCGGCAGAACTGTACCAGACTTTTGGTGGGAAAAAATATTTCCGGCAGGCAGCGGTTTATGCCAGGAAGGAGCCGGTGATCCCATGGATGGGTGCCGACACTGCCAGGCATTATCAATGGTACCCTTTTCATAATTTTGGACATTATGAAATTGCGAAAGCAAAACAGCAGGGAATTTCGGAACAGGCAACCGGTTATTACAGGGCGGGCCTGGAAAAGGTTTGGGACAAGGCCAGGAACAATGCTTTTTACAGAGGTGTTCCTTTTATCTGGTGTTCCAACAATTTGACGGCTTCTTTTGCCATTCAGGGATATCTGTATGGAAAGCTGAGCGGCGACCAGCAGTTTGAGGAGCTGGTGCAGGCCAATTTTGACTGGCTTTTTGGTTGCAACCCATGGGGTACCAGTATGGTATACGGCTTACCTGCCTGGGGCGATACCCCCAAAGACCCCCATTCGGCACTAACGCACCTGTATCAATATCCTGTTGACGGAGGTCTGGTTGATGGCCCCGTGTATGGGAGCATTTATAAAAACCTGATTGGTATTAAACTGGTACAGCCGGATGAATATGCTGGATTTCAATCCGGGTTGGTGGTTTACCATGATGATTTCGGTGATTACAGTACAAATGAGCCCACAATGGACGGTACAGCTTCGCTGATCTATTTACTGGCTGCTTTTGATAGCAGGACGAGCGGGAAATAA
- a CDS encoding TetR/AcrR family transcriptional regulator — protein sequence MEKIDKKANILEAAEKLFAELGYEATSTRHIAKEAGANMAMINYYFGSKEGVFMEIMSKRIADFNTQLTSITQDRLSGMEKLLKVIEGYASRILCNHGLHKMMHRELSLPHRPEMFFKIKNSMAENLFVIERIINEGIADGSFRQVDVRMLIATLMGTISNVAISPSKITSGTTLDINNEEDRKVITARLITHLKDLIITYLTPKNDT from the coding sequence ATGGAAAAGATAGACAAGAAGGCCAATATCCTGGAAGCAGCAGAAAAGCTGTTTGCCGAACTCGGTTATGAGGCAACTTCTACACGTCACATTGCAAAAGAGGCCGGTGCCAACATGGCCATGATCAATTACTACTTTGGCTCAAAGGAAGGGGTATTCATGGAGATCATGAGCAAAAGGATAGCCGATTTTAACACCCAGCTTACCAGCATTACCCAGGACAGGTTATCGGGCATGGAAAAATTACTTAAAGTAATTGAAGGCTATGCCTCAAGGATCCTCTGCAATCATGGCCTGCATAAAATGATGCACAGGGAACTCTCTTTACCACACCGCCCTGAAATGTTTTTTAAAATAAAAAACTCCATGGCCGAGAATTTGTTTGTCATCGAAAGGATTATTAATGAAGGCATTGCCGATGGAAGTTTCCGGCAGGTAGATGTCAGGATGCTGATCGCTACCTTAATGGGCACCATCAGCAATGTAGCCATCTCTCCGTCTAAAATTACTTCAGGAACAACGCTCGACATTAACAACGAAGAAGACCGTAAAGTGATCACAGCACGGTTGATTACCCATTTAAAAGACCTCATCATCACGTATTTAACACCAAAAAATGATACATAA
- a CDS encoding TolC family protein, protein MIHKSIRLSFLTFIIPGILYAQDIKKLSLQEAIALGIENSKNLKLSQNKVEQAIAQLNMVKDNALPSAKASFLYNHAEIPTNTLSIGGGNPIHLPKRADAFIGTAAVEELVYGGGKLKYAEESTRLLSDVARLDADKNKEEISYAVINTYYSLFKVMQSKKVIAQNLESIDSQLKQAQRFFEQGIVTKNDVLRFQLQQANISLTDMEAENNRKIINYNLDILLGLNENTQIEIADPDAAAKAIGPLSSYIDLALGSRQELRQLDLQNKVADVNIKSVKANTLPTVGVGANLYYINPSGKFVPPTDQYIMPVTLGANISWNIGNLWTNKHKVTDARIQQKEVELQKDILSDQVKTEINSNYQRYQLALNKIRVLETSIAQATENDKLLASKYKNNVASAIDRIDAETLLYQAKINLELAKADAGLAYYTLLKSTGKISQ, encoded by the coding sequence ATGATACATAAATCAATCAGATTAAGCTTCTTAACATTTATTATCCCGGGAATCCTCTACGCCCAGGACATAAAAAAATTAAGCTTGCAGGAGGCTATCGCCCTTGGGATAGAGAACAGCAAAAATCTAAAACTATCGCAAAATAAAGTAGAGCAGGCCATTGCGCAGTTAAACATGGTTAAAGACAATGCTTTACCAAGCGCAAAGGCATCGTTTTTGTACAACCATGCCGAAATCCCCACCAACACCTTAAGCATTGGCGGCGGCAACCCGATCCATCTGCCCAAGCGCGCAGATGCCTTTATCGGTACTGCTGCTGTTGAAGAGCTGGTTTATGGCGGCGGAAAATTGAAATATGCCGAAGAATCTACCCGGCTGCTTTCCGATGTGGCGCGCCTGGATGCGGATAAAAACAAAGAAGAGATCAGCTACGCTGTCATCAACACCTATTATTCCTTGTTTAAAGTGATGCAAAGCAAAAAAGTTATCGCACAAAACCTGGAGTCTATCGACAGTCAGCTTAAACAGGCGCAGCGCTTTTTTGAACAGGGAATTGTAACCAAAAATGATGTATTGAGGTTCCAGCTGCAACAGGCAAATATCTCGCTAACCGATATGGAGGCAGAAAACAACCGCAAGATCATTAACTACAACCTGGATATTTTACTCGGATTAAACGAAAATACGCAGATCGAAATTGCCGATCCGGATGCCGCAGCAAAAGCCATCGGACCTTTAAGCAGTTACATCGACCTCGCCCTGGGCAGCAGACAGGAACTCAGACAGCTGGACCTTCAAAACAAGGTGGCCGATGTCAATATCAAGTCGGTAAAAGCCAATACCCTTCCTACTGTTGGGGTAGGCGCTAACCTCTATTACATTAACCCGAGTGGCAAATTTGTACCGCCAACAGACCAGTACATTATGCCGGTAACCCTGGGGGCCAACATCTCCTGGAATATTGGTAACCTGTGGACCAACAAACACAAGGTAACCGATGCCAGAATTCAGCAAAAAGAGGTAGAGCTACAAAAAGACATCCTTTCTGACCAGGTTAAAACGGAGATCAACAGCAATTACCAGCGCTACCAGCTGGCCCTAAATAAGATCAGGGTACTGGAAACATCCATTGCCCAGGCTACAGAAAACGACAAATTGCTGGCCTCAAAATATAAAAACAATGTCGCTTCGGCAATAGACAGGATTGATGCCGAAACCCTGCTTTATCAGGCTAAAATTAACCTCGAACTGGCTAAAGCCGATGCAGGTCTGGCTTATTATACTTTACTAAAATCTACCGGAAAAATTTCTCAATAA
- a CDS encoding HlyD family secretion protein has product MTTEKKKKNKVIPIILGVLIILGAIFGTKEYLYYSKHVDTDDAQIDGDISPVVSRVGGYVQEINFEENTHVTEGQVLVKLDDRDYKLKLEQALAGQKGASAGVGVSESQIAATAANTSTAKANIEAAKVKLNLAQKDYERYANLVKDGSVTQQQFDQAKAQKESAQAAFTAANDQYNAAVKQVGTSQSQLAVSSNTVTQHQADVDFARLQLSYTEIKAPATGIVSKKNVQKGQLVQAGQALFSIVNDNSIYITANFKETQLEDIKTGSKVKIDVDAYPSDEVLGEVYNFAPITGAKGSLLPPDNATGNFVKVVQRVPVKIKITKAPKEILAKLRPGMSVKVSVSIKD; this is encoded by the coding sequence ATGACAACTGAAAAGAAAAAAAAGAATAAAGTTATCCCTATCATATTGGGCGTACTGATCATTTTAGGCGCCATATTTGGTACCAAAGAATACCTCTATTACAGCAAACATGTAGATACGGACGATGCCCAGATCGATGGCGACATCAGCCCGGTAGTTTCCCGCGTTGGGGGTTATGTTCAGGAAATAAACTTCGAAGAAAACACCCATGTTACCGAAGGACAGGTACTGGTTAAACTGGACGACCGTGACTATAAGCTAAAACTGGAACAAGCCCTGGCCGGACAAAAAGGGGCCAGTGCAGGTGTTGGTGTTTCTGAATCGCAGATTGCTGCCACAGCAGCAAATACCAGTACGGCCAAAGCCAATATTGAGGCCGCCAAAGTTAAGCTGAACCTTGCCCAGAAAGATTATGAGCGCTATGCCAACCTGGTAAAAGACGGTTCTGTAACCCAGCAGCAATTTGATCAGGCCAAAGCACAAAAAGAATCTGCGCAGGCTGCTTTTACCGCTGCAAACGATCAGTACAATGCGGCAGTAAAACAGGTAGGCACCAGCCAGTCGCAGCTTGCAGTAAGCAGCAATACCGTCACCCAGCACCAGGCCGATGTCGATTTTGCACGCCTGCAGCTGTCGTACACCGAGATCAAAGCTCCGGCAACGGGCATCGTTTCTAAAAAGAATGTACAGAAAGGGCAGTTGGTACAAGCCGGACAGGCTTTGTTTTCCATTGTAAACGACAACAGCATCTACATTACCGCAAACTTTAAAGAAACCCAGCTGGAAGATATCAAAACAGGCTCAAAAGTTAAAATAGATGTGGATGCCTATCCCAGCGACGAGGTATTGGGCGAAGTGTACAATTTTGCGCCCATCACCGGCGCAAAGGGTTCATTGCTCCCACCCGATAATGCTACCGGAAACTTTGTAAAGGTAGTGCAGCGTGTACCTGTGAAAATAAAAATAACCAAAGCCCCCAAAGAGATCCTTGCCAAACTGCGCCCCGGAATGAGCGTTAAGGTTTCTGTCTCTATAAAAGATTAA
- a CDS encoding DHA2 family efflux MFS transporter permease subunit — protein sequence MAEKGLKKWIITFTVITASLLELIDTTIVNVAIPQIQGNLGATLEDVAWLSTGYAVANVIVLPMSGWLGSRFGRKNYFLFSIVLFTVASFLCGNATNLEELIAFRILQGLAGGGLISTAQAILIETWPREDVGIATALFGLGAVVGPTVGPTIGGYLLEISTWPLIFYVNIPVGILAAYCTYMFVRETPKDGKGMPVDWWGIVLLAVAVGSLQTVLEKGESEDWFATPYITALAVTSVLGLLLFIWRELSTDHPIVNFKIMRHRSFSVGMFTSFILGFGLYGSVFVFPVFCQNLLGFSPLQTGELLFPGGLCTIVMMPFIGIMLKKNIPAQFMATIGMFLFFVFCSMLSKSTLQSGTNDFFLPLMIRGVGMALLFVPLTTLAIQDLKGAEIGQGSGLNNMMRQLGGSFGIAALTTLIHVRQGFHRSNLLVNINEYNPAFTDRFNGFIQNFMAKGYTYLDAKALATKAIEGTVTKQALLLTYSDAYWVAGLILLCSIPLLYLQKFKKNVAVPADLH from the coding sequence ATGGCCGAGAAAGGTTTAAAAAAGTGGATCATCACCTTTACAGTGATCACAGCTTCTCTTTTGGAGCTGATTGATACCACCATTGTAAACGTGGCGATCCCTCAGATACAGGGCAACCTGGGCGCAACACTCGAAGATGTGGCCTGGTTGTCTACCGGTTATGCAGTTGCCAATGTAATTGTATTGCCGATGTCCGGCTGGCTTGGCAGCCGTTTCGGACGAAAAAACTATTTCCTGTTTTCCATCGTCCTGTTCACCGTAGCCTCTTTTCTCTGTGGTAATGCAACTAACCTGGAAGAGCTGATCGCTTTCCGCATTTTGCAGGGTCTTGCAGGTGGGGGTTTAATTTCAACTGCCCAGGCCATCTTAATTGAAACCTGGCCCCGCGAGGATGTGGGTATCGCAACTGCTTTATTTGGTTTGGGTGCGGTAGTAGGCCCCACTGTTGGCCCCACAATTGGTGGTTACCTGCTCGAGATCAGCACCTGGCCGCTTATATTTTATGTAAACATTCCCGTCGGCATCCTCGCCGCGTACTGTACGTATATGTTTGTACGGGAAACGCCGAAGGATGGCAAAGGTATGCCGGTCGACTGGTGGGGAATTGTATTATTGGCCGTTGCGGTAGGTAGCTTACAGACCGTATTGGAAAAAGGGGAAAGTGAGGACTGGTTTGCTACGCCTTACATCACGGCGCTCGCCGTAACTTCGGTACTTGGCCTGCTCCTGTTCATCTGGAGAGAGCTGAGTACAGACCACCCTATTGTAAACTTCAAGATCATGCGCCACCGCAGTTTTTCTGTGGGGATGTTCACCTCATTTATTTTAGGCTTTGGTTTATACGGATCCGTATTCGTGTTCCCTGTATTCTGCCAGAATTTACTGGGCTTCTCTCCGCTTCAGACAGGAGAACTGCTCTTTCCCGGGGGGCTCTGTACCATCGTGATGATGCCTTTTATCGGAATTATGCTCAAGAAAAACATTCCTGCCCAGTTTATGGCAACCATAGGGATGTTCCTCTTTTTTGTATTCTGCTCTATGCTCAGCAAGTCCACCCTGCAATCGGGCACCAATGATTTCTTCCTGCCCCTGATGATCAGAGGTGTGGGTATGGCCCTGTTATTTGTACCGCTTACCACCTTGGCCATTCAGGACCTTAAAGGGGCTGAAATTGGCCAGGGTTCAGGCCTCAATAACATGATGAGACAGTTGGGTGGTTCATTTGGTATTGCCGCTTTAACTACCCTCATCCATGTGCGTCAGGGTTTTCACCGCAGCAATCTGCTGGTCAACATCAACGAATACAATCCGGCTTTTACCGACCGCTTTAACGGCTTTATCCAAAATTTTATGGCCAAAGGCTATACTTATCTGGATGCAAAGGCCCTGGCCACAAAAGCTATAGAAGGCACTGTAACCAAACAGGCATTGCTGCTCACTTACAGTGATGCGTACTGGGTGGCCGGGCTGATCCTTTTGTGTTCTATCCCGCTCCTGTATCTTCAGAAATTTAAAAAGAACGTTGCCGTTCCGGCAGATCTGCATTAA